One window of Alkaliphilus metalliredigens QYMF genomic DNA carries:
- the ylxM gene encoding YlxM family DNA-binding protein, with product MIEKTIQISMLYDFYNQLLTQKQREMVDLYHNQDLSLSEIAEEFEISRQAVYDTIKRTEKILYDYEEKLKLLDLFTNKTHGIEKIYKHIVILEGLMGKNQPLENQRAQIENIKDLLNKLLSN from the coding sequence ATGATTGAAAAAACAATTCAAATATCAATGCTGTATGACTTTTACAATCAACTATTGACTCAGAAACAACGGGAGATGGTCGACCTTTACCATAATCAAGACTTATCTCTTAGTGAAATTGCTGAAGAGTTTGAGATTTCTAGACAAGCTGTATATGATACAATTAAAAGAACTGAAAAGATTTTATATGACTATGAAGAAAAATTGAAGCTATTAGATTTGTTTACAAATAAAACACATGGAATTGAAAAAATATATAAACATATCGTTATACTAGAGGGTTTAATGGGAAAAAATCAACCACTAGAAAACCAGAGAGCTCAAATTGAAAATATTAAAGACCTATTGAACAAGCTTTTAAGCAATTAG